The Micromonospora krabiensis genome window below encodes:
- a CDS encoding MBL fold metallo-hydrolase codes for MVELTWYGHSTVWIEDSGTRLLTDPLLRDRLAHLRRRRGPVPRLRDAPDAVLVSHLHADHLDFASLRLLPAHTPLVVPAGAGRLVRRALGPAVPCVELAVGERTTIGQLTVTAVPAAHDPGRGPWSRHRAPAVGYLISGRSSTWFAGDTGLFEEMAKLGPVDLALVPVGGWGPTLGAGHLDPADAAEAVRRAAAAHAVPIHFGTFWPVGCERLRPGLFLPPGDAFAHHATTVAPGTVVHVLDPGGSLTVHRS; via the coding sequence GTGGTCGAGCTGACCTGGTACGGCCACAGCACGGTGTGGATCGAGGACTCCGGCACCCGGCTGCTGACCGACCCGCTGCTGCGGGACCGGCTCGCCCACCTGCGTCGGCGTCGCGGGCCGGTGCCGCGGCTGCGCGACGCCCCGGACGCCGTGCTCGTGTCCCACCTGCACGCCGACCACCTGGACTTCGCCTCCCTGCGCCTGCTGCCCGCGCACACCCCACTGGTCGTGCCGGCCGGAGCGGGGCGTCTGGTCCGTCGTGCGCTGGGCCCCGCCGTTCCCTGCGTCGAGCTCGCGGTGGGGGAGCGGACCACGATCGGGCAGCTCACCGTCACCGCCGTGCCGGCCGCCCACGACCCCGGCCGGGGCCCCTGGTCCCGCCACCGTGCGCCCGCCGTGGGTTACCTGATCAGTGGCCGGTCCAGCACGTGGTTCGCCGGCGACACGGGACTCTTCGAGGAGATGGCCAAGCTGGGCCCGGTCGACCTCGCCCTGGTGCCCGTCGGTGGCTGGGGTCCGACGCTGGGCGCGGGCCATCTGGACCCGGCCGACGCGGCCGAGGCGGTGCGGCGCGCGGCGGCGGCCCACGCCGTCCCGATCCACTTCGGCACCTTCTGGCCGGTCGGCTGTGAGCGCCTCCGCCCCGGCCTGTTCCTGCCCCCGGGTGACGCGTTCGCGCACCACGCGACAACGGTCGCCCCAGGCACCGTGGTGCACGTGCTGGACCCGGGCGGGTCGCTGACGGTGCACCGCTCGTGA
- a CDS encoding ribonucleoside-diphosphate reductase subunit alpha: MAATRSHAVAEQDVPEQRRQVMRVRKRDGDTEPVDVNRIVRAVQRWVADLDEVDPLRVATKTISGLYDGATTEELDKLSIQTAAELIGEEPQYSKLAARLLAAFVDEEVRGQGVASFSRSITYAHGLGLIGDATAAFVARHARQLDDAVDPGGDLRFEYFGLRTVADRYLLRHPESRLVVETPQYWLLRVACGLSQTPDEAIGFYRLMSSLAYLPSSPTLFNSGTRHTQMSSCFLVDSPRDELDSIYERYHQVAKLSKFSGGIGISWSRVRGRGALIRGTNGRSNGIVPFLKTLDAGVAAVNQGGRRKGAACVYLEPWHPDIEEFLELRDNTGEESRRTHNLNLANWIPDEFMRRVEADGDWSLVDPSDAPELPDLFGEAFDEAYRAAEKKAVRTVKARDLYGRMMRALAQTGNGWMTFKDASNRLSNQTGGEGNTIHLSNLCTEILEVNSDAETAVCNLGSINLGAHVGADGVDWEKLRATVRTAVVFLDRVIDINYYPSEQAAASNPRWRPVGLGLMGLQDAFFTLRLPFDSAPARELSTRVQEEIFLTALETSAGLAERFGPHPAYAETRAAKGELHPDLWGAQPTQTKRWAALRATIEAHGLRNSLLVAIAPTATIASIAGCYECIEPQVSNLFKRETMSGEFLQINTYLVRELKARGLWTPAVREQIKRAEGSVQGIAELPEDVRALFRTAWELPQRALIDLAAARAPYIDQSQSLNLFLGAPTIGKLSSMYLYAWKSGLKTTYYLRSRPATRIQQATVGVTPALAPIVAVRDAEALACSLENPESCEACQ, translated from the coding sequence ATGGCGGCGACACGGAGCCATGCGGTGGCCGAGCAGGACGTGCCGGAGCAGCGTCGGCAGGTGATGCGGGTCCGCAAGCGCGACGGCGACACCGAACCGGTGGACGTCAACAGGATCGTCCGGGCGGTGCAGCGGTGGGTCGCCGACCTGGACGAGGTCGACCCGCTGCGGGTCGCCACGAAGACGATCAGCGGGCTGTACGACGGCGCGACCACGGAAGAGCTCGACAAGCTGTCGATCCAGACGGCGGCGGAGCTGATCGGTGAGGAGCCGCAGTACTCGAAGCTGGCGGCGCGGCTGCTGGCGGCCTTCGTGGACGAGGAGGTACGCGGGCAGGGCGTGGCGAGCTTCAGCCGGTCGATCACGTACGCGCACGGTCTGGGCCTGATCGGCGACGCCACCGCCGCGTTCGTGGCGCGCCACGCCCGCCAACTCGACGACGCCGTCGACCCGGGCGGTGACCTGCGGTTCGAGTACTTCGGCCTGCGTACGGTCGCGGACCGGTACCTGCTGCGGCACCCCGAGTCCCGCCTGGTGGTGGAGACCCCGCAGTACTGGCTGCTGCGGGTCGCGTGCGGGCTGTCGCAGACCCCGGACGAGGCGATCGGCTTCTACCGGCTGATGTCCAGCCTCGCGTACCTGCCGAGCTCGCCCACGCTGTTCAACTCCGGGACCCGCCACACGCAGATGTCGTCGTGCTTCCTGGTGGACTCCCCCCGCGACGAGCTGGACTCCATCTACGAGCGTTACCACCAGGTCGCGAAGCTGTCGAAGTTCTCCGGCGGCATCGGCATCTCCTGGTCGCGCGTCCGCGGCCGGGGCGCGCTGATCCGGGGCACGAACGGCCGGTCCAACGGCATCGTGCCGTTCCTGAAGACCCTCGACGCCGGGGTGGCGGCGGTCAACCAGGGCGGCCGGCGCAAGGGCGCCGCCTGCGTCTACCTGGAACCCTGGCACCCGGACATCGAGGAGTTCCTCGAACTGCGCGACAACACCGGCGAGGAGTCCCGCCGCACCCACAACCTGAACCTGGCGAACTGGATCCCGGACGAGTTCATGCGCCGGGTCGAGGCGGACGGCGACTGGTCACTGGTCGACCCGTCGGACGCCCCGGAGCTGCCGGACCTGTTCGGTGAGGCGTTCGACGAGGCGTACCGGGCGGCGGAGAAGAAGGCCGTCCGGACCGTCAAGGCCCGCGACCTGTACGGCCGGATGATGCGGGCGCTCGCGCAGACCGGCAACGGGTGGATGACGTTCAAGGACGCGTCGAACCGGCTGTCCAACCAGACCGGTGGCGAGGGGAACACCATCCACCTGTCGAACCTGTGCACCGAGATCCTGGAGGTGAACAGCGACGCCGAGACCGCCGTCTGCAACCTGGGCTCGATCAACCTCGGCGCGCACGTCGGCGCCGACGGCGTCGACTGGGAGAAGCTGCGGGCGACCGTCCGCACGGCGGTGGTGTTCCTCGACCGCGTGATCGACATCAACTACTACCCGTCGGAGCAGGCCGCGGCGTCGAACCCGCGCTGGCGTCCCGTCGGGCTGGGGCTGATGGGCCTGCAGGACGCGTTCTTCACCCTGCGCCTGCCGTTCGACTCCGCGCCGGCCCGGGAGCTGTCCACCCGGGTGCAGGAGGAGATCTTCCTGACCGCGCTGGAGACGTCGGCCGGGCTCGCCGAACGGTTCGGCCCGCATCCGGCGTACGCCGAGACGCGCGCCGCGAAGGGTGAGCTGCACCCGGACCTGTGGGGCGCGCAGCCCACCCAGACGAAGCGGTGGGCGGCGCTGCGGGCGACGATCGAGGCGCACGGGCTGCGGAACTCGCTGCTCGTGGCGATCGCCCCGACCGCCACGATCGCCTCGATCGCCGGCTGCTACGAGTGCATCGAGCCGCAGGTGTCCAACCTGTTCAAGCGCGAGACCATGTCCGGCGAGTTCCTCCAGATCAACACGTACCTGGTGCGGGAGCTGAAGGCGCGGGGATTGTGGACGCCGGCGGTTCGCGAGCAGATCAAGCGCGCCGAGGGGTCGGTGCAGGGGATCGCGGAGCTACCCGAGGACGTGCGGGCCCTGTTCCGTACCGCGTGGGAGCTGCCGCAGCGGGCGCTGATCGACCTGGCCGCCGCCCGCGCACCCTACATCGACCAGTCGCAGTCGCTGAACCTGTTCCTGGGCGCGCCGACCATCGGCAAGCTCTCCTCGATGTACCTGTACGCCTGGAAGTCCGGGCTGAAGACCACCTACTACCTGCGGTCGCGTCCCGCGACCCGGATCCAGCAGGCCACCGTCGGCGTCACGCCGGCGCTCGCGCCGATCGTCGCGGTGCGCGACGCCGAGGCGCTGGCCTGCTCCCTGGAGAACCCCGAGAGCTGCGAGGCCTGCCAGTGA
- a CDS encoding ribonucleotide-diphosphate reductase subunit beta → MDLTLRPMRYPHFFDRFKDAIKNTWTVEEVDLHSDLADLGKLSPAEQHLVSRLVAFFATGDTIVANNLVLNLYQHVNSPEGRLYLSRQLFEEAVHVQFYLNLLDTYVPDEKERFAAFAAVENIPSIARKAEFCFRWIDSIFELRELRTRADRRAFLLNLICFAACIEGLFFYGAFAYVYYLRSRGLLHGLASGTNWVFRDESMHMAFAFDVVETVRAEEPDLFDAEMEQQVKAMLAEAVECEVQFAEDLLEQGVSGMSLADMREYLQHVADRRLALLGIAPMYGSRNPFAFMELQDVQELSNFFERRVSAYQVGVTGTVSFDDDF, encoded by the coding sequence ATGGACCTCACGCTGCGGCCGATGCGCTACCCGCACTTCTTCGACCGGTTCAAGGACGCCATCAAGAACACCTGGACCGTCGAGGAGGTCGACCTGCACTCCGACCTCGCCGACCTGGGCAAGCTGTCGCCCGCCGAGCAGCACCTGGTGTCGCGACTCGTGGCGTTCTTCGCGACCGGCGACACCATCGTCGCCAACAACCTCGTGCTCAACCTCTACCAGCACGTCAACTCCCCGGAGGGCCGGCTCTACCTCTCCCGGCAACTGTTCGAGGAGGCCGTGCACGTCCAGTTCTACCTGAACCTGCTCGACACGTACGTCCCGGACGAGAAGGAGCGGTTCGCCGCCTTCGCGGCCGTCGAGAACATCCCCTCGATCGCCCGCAAGGCCGAGTTCTGCTTCCGGTGGATCGACTCCATCTTCGAGCTGCGGGAGTTGCGGACCCGGGCGGACCGGCGGGCGTTCCTGCTCAACCTGATCTGCTTCGCCGCCTGCATCGAGGGGCTGTTCTTCTACGGCGCCTTCGCCTACGTGTACTACCTGCGCTCCCGGGGCCTGCTGCACGGCCTCGCGTCGGGCACCAACTGGGTGTTCCGCGACGAGTCCATGCACATGGCGTTCGCGTTCGACGTGGTCGAGACCGTCCGCGCCGAGGAGCCGGACCTGTTCGACGCGGAGATGGAGCAGCAGGTCAAGGCGATGCTGGCCGAGGCCGTGGAGTGCGAGGTCCAGTTCGCCGAGGACCTCCTCGAACAGGGCGTCTCCGGGATGTCGCTGGCTGACATGCGGGAGTACCTCCAGCACGTGGCCGACCGCCGGCTCGCCCTGCTCGGCATCGCGCCGATGTACGGCAGCCGCAACCCGTTCGCGTTCATGGAGCTGCAGGACGTGCAGGAGTTGTCCAACTTCTTCGAGCGGCGGGTGTCGGCGTACCAGGTGGGGGTGACCGGCACGGTCAGCTTCGACGACGACTTCTAG
- a CDS encoding PepSY-associated TM helix domain-containing protein, whose amino-acid sequence MTATTDRPIAPDPRPSASATSAWGGLLLRLHFYAGILVAPLLVLAALTGLAYTVTPQLDRAVHGEQLFVDATGGPARPLAEQVAAARAAHPDGTLATVSPGEGSTTTRVVFDVPGLGEKQHTVYVDPYTGRVTGTLTTWFGSTPVTTWLDDLHRNLHLGVVGRYYSEIAASWLWVLVLGGVVLWWRRQRPGAGRLRRLVAPDLTARRGVRRTRGWHATTGLWLAVGLLFLSATGLTWSRHAGERFGTALDALDSRSPELSVALPDGPAPTPGGGHHGGTGTTAGDPTPVDPALTDRVFAVARDAGLHGPVEITPGADARTAWTVTQVDNTWPVRKDRVAVDPVAGVVTARSDFASWPLLAQLSGLGVQAHMGILFGPVNQVLLAALAVGLLCVIVWGYRMWWQRRPTRTDRRAPVGAAPARGAWQGLPSWGIALGVPVVFALCWALPLFGLTLLAFLALDLAVGAWSRRSRTQVS is encoded by the coding sequence ATGACCGCCACGACTGACCGACCCATCGCGCCGGATCCCCGACCCTCGGCCTCGGCGACCTCCGCCTGGGGCGGCCTGCTGCTGCGCCTGCACTTCTACGCCGGGATCCTGGTCGCGCCGCTGCTGGTGCTGGCGGCGCTGACCGGGCTGGCGTACACGGTGACGCCGCAACTGGACCGCGCCGTCCACGGCGAGCAGCTGTTCGTCGACGCGACCGGCGGGCCGGCGCGGCCGCTCGCCGAGCAGGTCGCGGCGGCCCGGGCCGCCCACCCGGACGGCACACTGGCGACGGTGTCGCCCGGCGAGGGCTCGACGACCACGCGGGTCGTCTTCGACGTGCCGGGCCTGGGCGAGAAGCAGCACACGGTCTACGTGGATCCGTACACCGGACGGGTGACGGGCACCCTGACCACGTGGTTCGGGTCGACACCCGTCACCACCTGGCTGGACGACCTGCACCGCAACCTGCACCTGGGCGTGGTGGGACGCTACTACTCGGAGATCGCGGCGAGTTGGCTGTGGGTGCTCGTCCTCGGCGGCGTCGTGCTGTGGTGGCGCCGCCAGCGACCCGGCGCCGGCCGGCTGCGGCGGCTGGTCGCGCCGGACCTGACCGCCCGCCGCGGTGTCCGCCGCACCCGGGGCTGGCACGCGACAACCGGACTGTGGCTGGCCGTCGGGCTGCTGTTCCTGTCGGCGACCGGGCTGACCTGGTCGCGCCACGCGGGTGAACGCTTCGGCACCGCCCTGGACGCGCTCGACTCGCGCAGCCCGGAGCTGTCCGTCGCACTGCCGGACGGCCCCGCTCCGACACCCGGGGGCGGCCACCACGGCGGCACCGGCACCACGGCCGGCGACCCGACGCCCGTGGACCCCGCGCTCACCGACCGGGTGTTCGCCGTCGCTCGCGACGCCGGCCTGCACGGCCCGGTCGAGATCACTCCCGGGGCCGACGCGCGTACGGCGTGGACGGTGACCCAGGTGGACAACACCTGGCCCGTACGCAAGGACCGGGTGGCGGTCGACCCGGTGGCGGGCGTGGTGACCGCCCGCAGCGACTTCGCCTCCTGGCCGCTGCTCGCGCAGCTGAGCGGCCTCGGCGTCCAGGCACACATGGGGATCCTGTTCGGCCCGGTCAACCAGGTGCTGCTCGCCGCCCTCGCGGTCGGCCTGCTCTGCGTGATCGTCTGGGGCTACCGCATGTGGTGGCAGCGCCGGCCCACCCGGACCGACCGGCGTGCGCCGGTGGGGGCGGCACCGGCCCGGGGAGCGTGGCAGGGCCTGCCGAGCTGGGGCATCGCCCTCGGGGTGCCGGTGGTCTTCGCCCTCTGCTGGGCGCTACCCCTGTTCGGGTTGACCCTGCTGGCCTTCCTCGCCCTGGACCTCGCCGTCGGCGCCTGGTCGAGGCGGTCGCGGACGCAGGTGAGTTGA
- a CDS encoding copper chaperone PCu(A)C, with the protein MSSTVVARRRRALLLLATATCLAVGTVGCGQSSPSAAPNPAPTASTAAGVLEIRDPWVKAADSGMTAAFATLVNPGDSDVTITGAATDVSPMELHEMAMQDGKMVMRAKAGGIVVKAHGSTTLEPGGDHLMMMDLKQPVKAGDEVGFTLRFADGKTQTFQAVAKPFTGAQESYAPGHGEPMPGMSATAGTSPSPAA; encoded by the coding sequence TTGTCGAGCACCGTCGTCGCGCGTCGCCGCCGCGCCCTCCTGCTCCTCGCCACGGCGACCTGCCTCGCGGTCGGCACCGTCGGCTGCGGGCAGTCGTCCCCGTCGGCGGCGCCGAACCCGGCTCCGACGGCGAGCACCGCGGCCGGCGTCCTGGAGATCCGCGACCCCTGGGTGAAGGCGGCCGACAGCGGGATGACGGCGGCGTTCGCCACCCTCGTCAACCCGGGCGACAGCGACGTCACGATCACCGGCGCCGCCACCGACGTGTCCCCCATGGAACTGCACGAGATGGCCATGCAGGACGGAAAGATGGTCATGCGGGCCAAGGCGGGTGGCATCGTGGTGAAGGCGCACGGCAGCACGACGCTGGAGCCCGGCGGCGACCACCTGATGATGATGGACCTGAAGCAGCCGGTGAAGGCCGGTGACGAGGTCGGCTTCACGCTCCGCTTCGCCGACGGGAAGACCCAGACCTTCCAGGCGGTGGCGAAGCCGTTCACCGGCGCCCAGGAGAGCTACGCGCCCGGCCACGGCGAGCCGATGCCGGGCATGTCCGCCACGGCCGGGACGAGCCCGAGCCCGGCCGCATGA
- a CDS encoding Dyp-type peroxidase, which translates to MSDTPVRPVSRRGLLTGGALAAGGALAGAGAARATAADDRRPGEPEPAAGIGRAVEPFHGPRQAGVTTEPQAHAAFVAFTLAPGTDRAALGRLLRLLSDDAARLTRGRPALADTEPELGLLPARLTVTFGFGPGLYAAAGLDERRPPSVADLPAFRVDRLQPAWSGGDLLLQICADDPLTVAHAQRVLVKDSRPFATVRWVQRGFRRAAGAEPGRTQRNLFGQLDGTANPTPGAGLDAAVWVPDGPAWLRDSTTLVVRRISMNLETWDLLGRTDRELAVGRRLDTGAPLTGSAEHDEPDFAATGPDGLTVIPDFSHLTRAHVTDDRQKILRRPYNYDGAPTADGHADSGLIFASYQADVARQFVPIQRRLAERDLLNEWTTPIGSAVFAIPPGCTEGGWVGQQLID; encoded by the coding sequence ATGAGCGACACCCCCGTACGACCGGTGAGCAGGCGTGGCCTGCTCACCGGCGGGGCCCTGGCCGCCGGTGGCGCACTCGCCGGCGCCGGCGCGGCCCGCGCCACCGCCGCGGACGACAGGCGACCCGGCGAGCCCGAACCGGCGGCGGGGATCGGCCGTGCGGTGGAGCCCTTCCACGGGCCCCGGCAGGCCGGGGTGACCACCGAACCCCAGGCGCACGCGGCGTTCGTCGCGTTCACCCTCGCCCCGGGCACCGACCGGGCCGCGCTGGGGCGTCTGCTGCGCCTGCTCTCCGACGACGCCGCCCGGCTGACCCGGGGCCGGCCCGCCCTGGCCGACACCGAACCGGAACTCGGGCTGCTGCCCGCCCGACTGACCGTCACGTTCGGTTTCGGCCCCGGCCTCTACGCCGCCGCCGGTCTCGACGAGCGGCGACCGCCGTCCGTCGCCGACCTGCCCGCCTTCCGCGTCGACCGGCTCCAACCGGCCTGGTCCGGCGGGGACCTGCTGCTGCAGATCTGCGCCGACGACCCGCTCACCGTCGCGCACGCCCAGCGGGTGCTGGTCAAGGACAGCCGGCCGTTCGCCACCGTCCGCTGGGTGCAGCGGGGCTTCCGGCGCGCCGCCGGCGCCGAACCCGGCCGCACGCAACGGAACCTGTTCGGGCAGCTCGACGGCACCGCCAACCCCACACCGGGCGCGGGGCTCGACGCCGCGGTGTGGGTGCCCGACGGGCCGGCCTGGCTACGCGACAGCACCACCCTGGTCGTACGCCGGATCAGCATGAACCTGGAGACCTGGGACCTGCTCGGCCGCACCGACCGGGAGCTCGCCGTCGGCCGGCGCCTCGACACCGGGGCCCCGCTCACCGGATCCGCCGAGCACGACGAGCCGGACTTCGCGGCGACCGGGCCGGACGGGTTGACCGTCATCCCCGACTTCTCCCACCTGACCCGCGCGCACGTCACCGACGACCGGCAGAAGATCCTGCGCCGCCCCTACAACTACGACGGCGCGCCGACCGCCGACGGGCACGCCGACAGCGGCTTGATTTTCGCCTCCTACCAGGCGGACGTCGCCCGCCAGTTCGTGCCCATCCAACGGCGGCTGGCCGAACGGGACCTGCTCAACGAGTGGACCACCCCGATCGGCTCCGCCGTCTTCGCGATCCCACCCGGCTGCACCGAGGGCGGCTGGGTCGGCCAGCAGTTGATCGACTGA
- a CDS encoding copper resistance CopC family protein, with product MFTRTRRHTLLAAASATLAAVAPLLAPAAPAAAHNSLRASEPAASARLPTPPARISLTFQQELDPTFTTIVLSDAGRRRIPTGVPAVTGATGTATIDQPLPDGTYTVAYRVVSADGHPVQGSYAFTVGDPPAGDVAAGPVGSTTVAPAAASRDDGGTGPWPVAAGGLLLALAAGSVVLLRRRRATT from the coding sequence ATGTTCACCCGTACCCGCCGCCACACCCTGCTCGCCGCCGCGTCGGCGACGCTGGCCGCCGTGGCGCCGCTGCTGGCGCCGGCCGCGCCGGCCGCCGCACACAACTCGCTGCGCGCGTCCGAGCCCGCCGCGTCCGCCCGCCTGCCCACGCCGCCGGCGCGGATCAGCCTGACGTTCCAGCAGGAGCTGGACCCGACCTTCACCACGATCGTGCTCAGCGACGCCGGGCGACGGAGGATCCCGACCGGCGTGCCCGCCGTCACCGGCGCGACCGGGACGGCGACGATCGACCAGCCCCTGCCCGACGGCACCTACACCGTCGCCTACCGCGTCGTCTCCGCCGACGGCCACCCGGTGCAGGGCTCCTACGCCTTCACCGTCGGTGATCCGCCCGCCGGCGACGTGGCCGCCGGACCGGTCGGCAGCACGACCGTCGCCCCGGCCGCGGCCTCCCGGGACGACGGCGGGACGGGACCGTGGCCGGTGGCGGCCGGCGGCCTCCTGCTGGCCCTCGCCGCCGGGAGTGTGGTGCTACTGCGACGGCGCCGCGCCACCACCTGA
- a CDS encoding cytochrome c oxidase assembly protein — MPEIRPPETPPSRAPDAAPAATTGPDLPRAEATGAGHRLAAALLPVAAAVAGAVALVSALRVGGALAAAIPGLPDPGPVTTWALPAVRLFGDALATLTVGALVTAAFLLPGDGPSVSPHGWLLLRRAGLLSAGWAAAALTLIVLTVSDLLGLPPRRLSGATVLSFATSISQGRALLLQVALALVVTALARVGVSRGLATTAAALALVALTPPAFTGHAAGAGNHQTAVSSLVLHVLAAALWAGGLAALLMVRRSPGIADAAGRYSRLALGCLVTVAVSGLANAAVRLGAIEQLWQSRYGWLVCAKLVALMVLGVVGAAHRSRTLPALRARRPGAFRRLAAGELVVFAATVAVAVALSRSPTPVATDPVEPDPITELLGFPLPAAPTPGNLLGEPLPDLFFLTASVVGAYAYLAGVRRLRRAGHRWPPARTLSWLAGLLVFAAFTGLGVARYAYVLFSVHMAQHMVLSMLVPILLVGGAPVTLALRALRRPTDPQVRGAREWLLRVLHGRPARLLTHPVVALGGYAGGLFALYFGDLLGALMRTHLGHLAMVAHFVVSGYLLFWVLIGVDPGRRRVPHPVLVLLHLIAMMLHGFFGLALLQTPTVIAPDWYPAVHPPWASSVLEDQRLGAGIAWAFGEIPAVFVMVLLVRQWITADRREQARLDRAADRAEATGEEDDLARYNAFLAEAARADTAKD; from the coding sequence ATGCCCGAGATCCGTCCACCCGAGACCCCGCCGTCCCGCGCTCCGGATGCCGCGCCCGCCGCCACGACCGGGCCTGACCTGCCCCGCGCCGAGGCGACCGGGGCGGGGCACCGGCTCGCGGCGGCCCTGCTCCCGGTCGCCGCCGCGGTGGCCGGCGCGGTGGCGCTGGTGAGCGCGCTCCGGGTCGGAGGCGCGCTCGCCGCCGCGATCCCGGGACTCCCGGACCCCGGACCCGTCACCACTTGGGCCCTGCCCGCGGTGCGCCTGTTCGGCGACGCGCTGGCGACGCTCACCGTCGGTGCGCTGGTCACCGCCGCGTTCCTGCTGCCCGGGGACGGACCGAGCGTCTCGCCCCACGGCTGGCTGCTGCTGCGGCGCGCCGGGCTGCTCTCGGCCGGGTGGGCCGCCGCTGCGCTGACCCTGATCGTGCTGACGGTCTCGGATCTGCTCGGCCTACCGCCGCGGCGGCTGAGCGGGGCGACGGTGCTGAGCTTCGCGACCTCGATCTCGCAGGGACGGGCGCTGCTGCTGCAGGTCGCACTGGCCCTGGTGGTGACCGCGCTGGCCCGGGTCGGGGTCTCCCGAGGGCTCGCCACCACGGCGGCCGCGCTCGCCCTGGTCGCGCTGACGCCGCCGGCGTTCACCGGGCACGCCGCCGGTGCCGGCAACCACCAGACCGCGGTGAGCAGCCTCGTGCTGCACGTGCTCGCCGCGGCCCTGTGGGCCGGCGGGCTCGCCGCGCTGCTGATGGTCCGCCGAAGCCCAGGGATCGCCGACGCGGCCGGGCGCTACAGCCGCCTCGCGCTGGGCTGCCTCGTGACCGTCGCGGTGAGCGGCCTGGCCAACGCGGCCGTACGACTGGGCGCGATCGAGCAGCTGTGGCAGTCCCGGTACGGGTGGCTGGTCTGCGCCAAGCTCGTCGCGCTGATGGTCCTGGGGGTCGTGGGTGCCGCACACCGGTCCCGGACCCTGCCGGCGCTGCGTGCCCGTCGACCGGGCGCGTTCCGCCGGCTGGCCGCCGGTGAACTGGTGGTGTTCGCGGCCACCGTCGCCGTGGCCGTGGCGCTGTCCCGCAGCCCCACCCCCGTGGCGACCGACCCGGTCGAGCCCGACCCGATCACCGAACTGCTCGGCTTCCCCCTGCCGGCGGCCCCCACGCCGGGCAACCTGCTGGGGGAGCCGCTTCCCGACCTGTTCTTCCTGACCGCGAGCGTCGTCGGGGCGTACGCCTACCTGGCCGGCGTGCGACGGCTGCGTCGGGCCGGTCACCGCTGGCCGCCGGCGCGGACGCTCAGCTGGCTCGCCGGCCTGCTGGTGTTCGCCGCGTTCACCGGCCTGGGTGTCGCCCGCTACGCGTACGTCCTGTTCAGCGTCCACATGGCACAGCACATGGTGCTCTCGATGCTGGTGCCGATCCTGCTCGTCGGCGGCGCCCCGGTGACCCTCGCCCTGCGCGCGCTGCGGCGGCCCACCGACCCGCAGGTCCGGGGCGCCCGCGAGTGGCTGCTGCGCGTCCTGCACGGTCGACCGGCCCGGCTGCTGACCCATCCGGTGGTGGCGCTCGGCGGGTACGCCGGCGGCCTCTTCGCGCTGTACTTCGGTGACCTGCTCGGCGCCCTGATGCGCACCCACCTCGGGCACCTGGCCATGGTGGCCCACTTCGTGGTCTCCGGGTACCTGCTGTTCTGGGTGCTCATCGGCGTCGACCCGGGCCGCCGCCGGGTCCCCCACCCCGTCCTGGTGCTCCTCCACCTGATCGCGATGATGCTCCACGGCTTCTTCGGGCTCGCGCTCCTGCAGACCCCGACGGTGATCGCCCCCGACTGGTACCCCGCGGTCCACCCACCCTGGGCGTCGTCGGTGCTGGAGGATCAGCGGTTGGGCGCCGGCATCGCCTGGGCGTTCGGCGAGATCCCGGCCGTGTTCGTCATGGTGCTGCTCGTCCGTCAGTGGATCACCGCCGACCGGCGCGAACAGGCTCGCCTCGACCGCGCCGCCGACCGGGCCGAGGCGACCGGCGAGGAAGACGACCTGGCCCGGTACAACGCGTTCCTCGCCGAAGCCGCCCGAGCCGACACCGCCAAAGATTGA
- a CDS encoding ArsR/SmtB family transcription factor, whose protein sequence is MATAKTAAPAISPLSGDPIKPADAERLAGVLKAFADPARLRLLSLIQSAPQGEASVTDLTAPLGLSQPTVSHHLRILTEAGLLERDKRGVWVYYKIVPSAIAAIADLLTPPRKRATKRTR, encoded by the coding sequence GTGGCAACTGCTAAAACCGCTGCTCCCGCTATCTCGCCCCTGTCCGGCGACCCGATCAAGCCTGCAGACGCCGAACGGCTCGCCGGGGTGTTGAAGGCCTTCGCGGATCCGGCTCGCCTGCGGCTGCTCAGCCTGATCCAGTCCGCCCCGCAGGGCGAGGCGTCCGTCACGGACCTCACCGCCCCGCTCGGCCTCTCCCAGCCGACCGTGAGCCATCACCTTCGGATCCTCACCGAAGCCGGTCTCCTGGAGCGCGACAAGCGCGGGGTCTGGGTCTACTACAAGATCGTGCCGTCCGCCATCGCAGCGATCGCCGATCTGCTGACGCCGCCCCGTAAGCGGGCGACGAAGCGGACCCGCTGA